CCCCAGGCCGCGAAGCGCTCCTCCATGACCGTCAGGCGGCGCTCCATGGCGGCCAGGCGCTCTTCCAGATCCGGCGTGACCGTCATCCCGGCCGAGGGCTGAGTGTCCGCCAAGGCCTGGACACCGTTTGAATGCAGCATGGGCGCCATGTCCCGGGCCACGTCCTGCACCACCTCGGGGCCGATGATGGTCAGCTCGTCGGCAAAACCGTGCACCAGGGCGGCGTCGCAGATGATGTTGATCAGACGCGGCACTCCGGCCGACACGGTGTGGATGGCCTCCATGGCCTCGGGCGTGAACAGCAGCGGGTTGCCACCGGCCTGGGCCAGGCGGAAGCAGATGTAGGCCCTGGCCTCGTCGAGTTCCAGGGACGGCAGGTGAAACGTGGAGGTGATGCGCTGGGCCAACTGGGTCAGGGTCGGGTCGGCCAGCTTGCGGCGCAGCTCCGGCTGGCCCACCAGCACCACCTGCAGGAGCGGACGGCTGTTGCCCTGCAGATTCGAGAGCAGCCGGACCTCCTCCAGGGCGTCGCGGGACAGGTTCTGCGCCTCGTCCACGATGACGATGGCGTGCCGCCCCTGACTGAAGCGCTCGATGAGAAACTCGTTGAGCATGGCCAGGTTCGCGGCCTTGTCGTCGCCGGGCTCGCCGGCCTCGAACTCGCGGATGATGAGCCGAAGCAATTCGTCGCCCGTGACATTGGTGTTGAAGACCAGCGCCACGTCCACGGCCTTTTCGATGCGTCCCAAAAGATAACGGATGAGCGTTGTCTTGCCCGTACCGATCCCGCCGGTCAGCACCACAAACCCGGTACCCTCACCCAGACCGTACTTCAAATGCCCGAAAGCCAGCTTGTGCTTTTCGCTCATGTACAGATAGGCCGGATTGGGCACGATGGTGAAAGGCCGCTCGCGTAGATTGTAGAAATTTTCGTACATGCTTTTCTTGTTTTTTTAATTCATCATTCGCCACAAAAACGCTACAGCGTTTTGTTCATGACAACACCCAGCAGATTCCGTCCTTCCAGCATGCCCAGCGCGGTCTTGAGATCGCCTTGCGCGGTCCGGCCTTCGTCGGCGACGAGTACGATGCCGTCCACATATTCCGCGAAGACCAGTGCATCGGGGATACCCAGCAGGTGCGGGCAGTCGAAGATGACGTAGCGGTCCGGGTAGCGGCTCTTCATCTCCGCCACGAGATCCTGCATGCCGGGCGAACTGATGATATCCACGGAATCCTCCTGGGACCCGCCCGCGGGCAGGACCACGAGCTTGTCGATGCCCGGGTTCACGAACAGGTCCTCCACGGGCAGGCCGCGCAGGAAATGGTCGGACAGTCCGGGCCGCGAGTCCATGCCCAGGCCGCACGAGATCCCGGGCCAGCGCAGGTTGGCGTCCACCAGCAGCGCCGTCTGGCTCGCGTCGCGGGCGATGGTGATGGCCAGGTTGGTGGCCACGGTGGTCTTGCCCTCACCGCGCCCCGCGCTGGTGACCATGATCGTGTTCAGGCCCCTGGACCGCGTCTGACGCAGGATTTGCGTACGCACGACATTGAAGGCGTCCCGCAGCTCGCGCGGCGCGCCCTCTCCAAGAAGCCTGCGCTCCTCCATCTTGTGGAAGCAGGCCTGCTCGACCTTGGTCTGCTCGTAACGCACCTCCACGCTATCCCGCCGCCCACCACCCCCGGCCTGCGCGGCAGGCGCGGCAGGTGCGACCTGTGCGACAGGCGCCACGTGCGTCACGGTCCTGGCCGGGACCGAATCGGGCACGATGATCCCACCCGAATACCCCGCCGCCAGCCGCTCCGCTTCCTCGGCCTTTTCAAGGGCCTTGATGATCTTACTCATGTTACTCCTGAATATTTGAGAGGGTACGACGGAGGCAGCGACAAAGGCAACGACGGAGGCAACGGGAGAAGCAGGGCAAGAAATTTACTCGTATCACCCCTGCCTTTGCGTCGATCCTGTCCCAGACGTCCATCCTTGCCTTATCTCTACCTTGTCGGCGCCTTACCCCTGTCTTATCCCCGTCTTATCAATATCTTGTCGCAGCCTCTATCGCTGC
This sequence is a window from Desulfomicrobium macestii. Protein-coding genes within it:
- a CDS encoding ExeA family protein; this translates as MYENFYNLRERPFTIVPNPAYLYMSEKHKLAFGHLKYGLGEGTGFVVLTGGIGTGKTTLIRYLLGRIEKAVDVALVFNTNVTGDELLRLIIREFEAGEPGDDKAANLAMLNEFLIERFSQGRHAIVIVDEAQNLSRDALEEVRLLSNLQGNSRPLLQVVLVGQPELRRKLADPTLTQLAQRITSTFHLPSLELDEARAYICFRLAQAGGNPLLFTPEAMEAIHTVSAGVPRLINIICDAALVHGFADELTIIGPEVVQDVARDMAPMLHSNGVQALADTQPSAGMTVTPDLEERLAAMERRLTVMEERFAAWGTDVQLMALELADLRKPAGTTPSKVGESNPGHSVPPAPAQPEAITPQVPPAKTPPMPTEKKPEKSGGFLQWLWRRG
- a CDS encoding P-loop NTPase family protein, with the translated sequence MSKIIKALEKAEEAERLAAGYSGGIIVPDSVPARTVTHVAPVAQVAPAAPAAQAGGGGRRDSVEVRYEQTKVEQACFHKMEERRLLGEGAPRELRDAFNVVRTQILRQTRSRGLNTIMVTSAGRGEGKTTVATNLAITIARDASQTALLVDANLRWPGISCGLGMDSRPGLSDHFLRGLPVEDLFVNPGIDKLVVLPAGGSQEDSVDIISSPGMQDLVAEMKSRYPDRYVIFDCPHLLGIPDALVFAEYVDGIVLVADEGRTAQGDLKTALGMLEGRNLLGVVMNKTL